From Thamnophis elegans isolate rThaEle1 chromosome 12, rThaEle1.pri, whole genome shotgun sequence, one genomic window encodes:
- the LOC116515400 gene encoding uncharacterized protein LOC116515400 encodes MRRDRPQERAASWPAEHIKVLLALWTEAAVTHDLSSHGRNRAVYDGISQRLAEMGIYRTGDQCREKMKGLKVAYRKAKENNSVGRPPIKCPFYDEIDQIMTQYINCRPGFSSEAGEGSSVTADRQEGLSISEPWGTQSSITERWASQASGHWLSQTAASESQGTDEFSYTQAETHDAFGEIQVIPVQVKEEESEDEISPELDVASPMLMEIQPPRRQLISMLDQRPHLRTRKQKVQGDGQTRGAGPKCARSLPSELQRMQKQVAIQAEEKQSLAEFIQHDKEMRQEDREFQAQLFEKLFQKQTELVQALTQRSPASPSSPDCPHPLQALQMSVKNGAGAAAAGPSSSLQALLEQIMQSDLPGKSLNRVAVKEALGGRVKVPPEVQYWTAEEILRWLLSQQPPADHCQEMLSGPRLPFPVGHLGLTGKGDNSEAHLSLLNPLCDSYQSSQQQGRDQLRNKAQHLCASNCAKALETDVDLETRRQSFRQFHYQEAQGPQEAYRGLWRLSHQWLRPEVRSKEQIMELLVVEQFLNILPEEIQTLVRECQPENGKEAVALAERFQLHFESKRQRDQVRVTSDNMVADSPPEDLNENQRQSCIKDSRENPRKVGLLGTETHLQLRKRARSDPREQIVPKQDGEHGVAAAKQMKLNSSVDEQDMAETRKEAPKMPTSAPGKRAGKAKGRGRSVPSYIAAGESQAEGEAKTKGGGRVSEAANGILHEQKASASLGTSQLAFDKDATVSSPQPAHDGHGSPDVDRPSFSDSIDILLDSPWSGNGSGDTAQDGGPGPRMLPRCVGCTMLKAELDTVREELQLTQASTLYGLSGTSFQDLSEALGTVVRVLSNTNSLPGTNTPQNIAEIPSRPAWRERNHL; translated from the exons ATGAGGCGGGATAGACCACAAGAACGGGCAGCTAGCTGGCCAGCAGAGCACATCAAGGTGCTCCTTGCCCTCTGGACGGAGGCAGCGGTCACTCATGATCTTAGCTCCCACGGGAGGAACCGTGCTGTCTACGATGGCATTTCTCAGCGTCTTGCCGAAATGGGCATTTATCGGACCGGGGACCAATGCCGTGAAAAAATGAAAGGCTTGAAAGTGGCTTACCGCAAGGCTAAGGAAAATAACTCTGTGGGGCGTCCGCCTATCAAATGTCCCTTCTATGATGAAATTGACCAGATAATGACACAGTATATAAACTGTAGGCCCGGTTTTTCCTCTGAGGCTGGTGAAGGGTCCAGTGTCACTGCGGACAGACAGGAAGGCCTCTCCATCTCCGAGCCCTGGGGCACCCAATCCAGCATCACTGAGCGTTGGGCATCCCAGGCCTCTGGGCATTGGCTGTCCCAGACAGCTGCCTCCGAAAGCCAAGGGACCGATGAATTCAGCTACACCCAGGCAGAGACTCATGATGCTTTTGGCGAGATCCAAGTCATCCCGGTTCAGGTGAAGGAAGAGGAATCAGAAGATGAAATCTCACCTGAGCTGG ATGTGGCCTCTCCCATGCTAATGGAGATCCAACCTCCACGCAGGCAGCTCATCTCCATGCTTGACCAACGTCCCCATCTTCGAACTCGGAAACAGAAGGTGCAGGGGGATGGGCAGACGAGGGGCGCTGGCCCGAAGTGCGCCCGTTCACTTCCGTCGGAGCTGCAGAGAATGCAGAAGCAGGTTGCCATCCAAGCCGAGGAGAAACAGAGTTTAGCAGAGTTCATCCAGCACGACAAGGAGATGCGGCAGGAGGATAGGGAGTTCCAAGCCCAGCTCTTTGAGAAACTTTTCCAGAAACAAACGGAGCTGGTCCAGGCGCTAACTCAACGATCTCCGGCCAGTCCTAGTTCTCCTGACTGCCCTCATCCGTTGCAGGCCTTGCAGATGTCCGTGAAGAACGGAGCAGGAGCAGCCGCCGCGGGGCCTAGCTCATCCCTACAGGCTTTATTAGAACAGATAATGCAGTCCGACCTCCCAGGCAAGAGTCTAAATAGAGTTGCAGTGAAAGAAGCCCTCGGGGGAAGAGTTAAGGTGCCTCCTGAAGTGCAGTATTGGACGGCCGAAGAGATACTGAGGTGGCTCTTGTCTCAGCAGCCTCCTGCAGACCATTGCCAGGAGATGCTGTCTGGACCAAGGCTCCCTTTCCCTGTGGGGCACCTGGGATTAACAGGGAAGGGTGACAACTCAGAGGCCCATCTCTCCCTTTTGAATCCCTTATGCGATTCATACCAGAGTTCTCAGCAGCAAGGCAGGGACCAGCTCCGCAACAAGGCCCAACATCTGTGCGCCAGCAATTGTGCTAAAGCGCTTGAAACAGACGTAGACTTAGAGACCCGCCGACAGTCGTTCAGGCAGTTCCATTATCAGGAGGCCCAGGGTCCCCAGGAAGCGTACAGGGGCCTGTGGCGGCTTTCCCACCAGTGGTTAAGGCCAGAAGTGCGTAGCAAAGAGCAAATTATGGAGCTGCTGGTGGTGGAGCAGTTCCTGAACATACTCCCTGAAGAGATCCAGACCTTGGTACGTGAATGCCAGCCAGAAAACGGCAAGGAAGCCGTGGCCCTGGCGGAGAGATTCCAGCTCCATTTCGAGTCCAAGAGGCAACGGGACCAA GTACGCGTTACCTCGGATAACATGGTTGCAGATTCCCCTCCAGAAGACTTGAATGAGAATCAGAGACAATCCTGCATAAAAGACAGTCGAGAAAATCCCAGGAAGGTTGGCTTACTAG GTACTGAAACGCATCTCCAGCTGAGGAAGAGAGCCAGATCAGATCCGAGGGAGCAGATTGTGCCCAAACAGGATGGAGAACATGGTGTGGCGGCAGCCAAGCAGATGAAGTTGAACAGTAGCGTAGACGAGCAAGACATGGCTGAAACTAGGAAGGAAGCCCCAAAAATGCCCACCTCTGCGCCAGGGAAGCGAGCGGGGAAAGCGAAAGGGCGGGGAAGATCTGTTCCCAGTTATATCGCGGCTGGGGAAAGCCAGGCGGAGGGGGAAGCTAAGACGAAAGGCGGTGGCCGAGTTTCAGAAGCCGCGAATGGGATTCTGCACGAGCAGAAAGCATCGGCTAGTCTCGGGACGTCTCAGTTGGCTTTTGACAAGGACGCAACCGTGTCCAGTCCCCAACCCGCCCACGATGGTCACGGGTCTCCTGACGTAGACAGACCTTCATTTAGTGACAGCATTGACATTTTACTGGATTCTCCCTGGAGTGGAAATGGCAGTGGTGACACAGCCCAAGACGGTGGGCCCGGTCCCAGGATGCTACCCCGCTGTGTGGGCTGCACCATGTTGAAGGCTGAGTTGGATACAGTCCGCGAGGAGCTCCAATTAACCCAAG CTTCTACACTGTATGGGTTGAGTGGCACCTCTTTTCAGGACTTATCAGAGGCTCTTGGCACAGTTGTACGGGTCCTGAGCAACACAAACTCTTTGCCAGGAACAAACACCCCCCAAAACATTGCTGAAATCCCTAGTAGGCCAGCATGGCGAGAAAGAAAC CATCTCTGA
- the LOC116515464 gene encoding uncharacterized protein LOC116515464, which produces MASEIQEPFLDSSCSGSAEDRESEGDIITKHQDSDSDQSGPKTVAKCLSEDAEPLEMPAEPADPCQVTKMKVKQEEGPKTEAALVPPPVEVAVAVPVPPLNEGKGAKRMMEDDAEAFKEMPDVCQEAREPRRAMLLPDLFGEAQEAHSSLDVSRAGGCTKVEQAIPCLSNMVSENKRKRFRGFAYKETEGPQVAYERLQELLFQWLKPEAHSKEEIVEQLVLEQFLNLLPEDVQKWVRERHPENGDEAVALAEDYQFLHPEPGRQPYPERARQRASARSWLR; this is translated from the coding sequence ATGGCCAGTGAGATTCAAGAACCATTCCTGGATAGCTCCTGTTCTGGCTCTGCGGAAGATAGGGAATCAGAGGGTGACATTATAACTAAACATCAGGACTCAGATAGTGATCAGAGCGGGCCGAAGACAGTTGCCAAATGTTTGAGTGAAGATGCTGAACCTTTGGAAATGCCAGCAGAGCCTGCTGATCCATGCCAGGTcacaaaaatgaaagtgaaacaggAAGAGGGGCCAAAGACTGAGGCAGCCTTGGTGCCTCCTCCTGTGGAGGTAGCTGTCGCTGTCCCAGTGCCACCCTTGAACGAAGGGAAGGGAGCAAAACGGATGATGGAAGATGATGCTGAAGCCTTTAAAGAAATGCCTGATGTCTGCCAGGAAGCCAGAGAGCCAAGAAGGGCTATGCTGCTGCCTGACCTCTTTGGAGAAGCCCAGGAAGCACACAGCAGTCTGGATGTCAGCCGGGCAGGAGGCTGCACAAAGGTGGAGCAGGCTATTCCGTGCTTGTCCAACATGGTCTCAGAAAATAAGCGCAAACGCTTTCGGGGTTTCGCCTATAAAGAGACTGAAGGTCCCCAAGTGGCTTATGAGCGGCTCCAGGAGTTGTTGTTCCAGTGGTTGAAACCAGAGGCCCACAGCAAAGAGGAAATAGTTGAGCAGCTAGTCCTCGAGCAGTTCCTGAACCTCCTCCCCGAGGATGTCCAGAAATGGGTCCGGGAGCGTCATCCAGAAAACGGGGATGAAGCTGTCGCCCTGGCAGAAGACTACCAGTTTCTGCATCCTGAGCCCGGACGGCAGCCCTATCCGGAAAGAGCAAGGCAGCGGGCTTCAGCCAGAAGTTGGCTGCGCTGA
- the LOC116516211 gene encoding cytochrome c oxidase subunit 6B1, whose product MSEAIRRNIENYKTAPFDSRFPNQNQTRGCWQNYLDFHRCEKAMNAKGSDPYVCQWYKKVYSSLCPSFWVDSWDECRENGSFPGKI is encoded by the exons ATGTCTGAAGCCATAAGACGCAACATAGAGAACTACAAAACTGCTCCGTTTGACAGTAGGTTCCCCAATCAAAATCAAACACGAGGCTGCTGGCAGAACTACCTTG ATTTCCATCGCTGTGAGAAAGCCATGAATGCCAAAGGCAGTGATCCCTATGTCTGCCAGTGGTATAAAAAAGTATACTCATCCCTGTGCCCTTCTTTTTGG GTTGACAGCTGGGATGAATGTCGGGAAAATGGCAGTTTTCCGGGCAAAATATGA
- the LOC116515465 gene encoding snake venom serine protease-like — protein sequence MALLAHLLVYLHYAPITEIVGGFECNKREHPFLVLLYNSKGAFCAGTLLTNEWVLTAAHCNREDIQIRLGVHNIHVHNEDEQIRVPKEKLCCLNTNNCTQWSQDIMLIRLNSSVNISEHIAPLSLSSSPPGVGSICHVMGWGTITSPEVTYPKVPHCVNINILHNEMCQAAYPGLSGNILCAGEPEGEKDSCKGDSGGPLICYGQIHGIVSWGHFPCAQPFEPGVYTKVFDYLEWIQDITAGNTSVICPNDNF from the exons ATGGCACTGCTTGCACACCTGCTAGTATATCTTCATTACG CCCCTATTACGGAGATCGTTGGAGGTTTTGAATGTAACAAAAGAGAACATCCTTTCCTTGTACTCTTGTATAACTCTAAAGGGGCTTTCTGCGCTGGGACCTTGCTCACCAACGAATGGGTGCTCACCGCTGCCCACTGCAACAG GGAAGATATCCAGATAAGGCTTGGTGTGCATAACATACATGTACACAATGAGGATGAGCAGATAAGAGTCCCGAAGGAGAAGTTGTGTTGTCTCAATACCAATAACTGTACCCAATGGAGCCAGGACATCATGTTGATCAGGCTGAACAGTTCTGTTAACATTAGTGAACACATCGCACCTCTCAGCTTGTCCTCCAGCCCTCCCGGTGTGGGCTCAATTTGCCATGTTATGGGCTGGGGCACAATCACATCACCTGAAG tgaCTTATCCCAAAGTCCCTCATTGTGTTAACATTAACATACTCCATAATGAGATGTGTCAAGCAGCTTACCCAGGGTTGTCAGGCAACATATTGTGTGCAGGTGAACCGGAAGGAGAAAAAGATTCATGTAAG GGTGATTCTGGAGGACCCCTCATCTGTTATGGACAAATCCATGGCATTGTATCTTGGGGGCACTTTCCTTGTGCCCAACCTTTTGAGCCTGGCGTCTACACCAAGGTCTTCGATTATCTTGAATGGATCCAGGACATTACTGCAGGAAATACAAGCGTGATTTGCCCCAATGACAATTTTTGA
- the LOC116516005 gene encoding snake venom serine protease-like produces MALIGVLANLLMICLSYATTPLDRIIGGYECNENEHRSLVLLYNSAGSFCSGTLLNHEWVLTAAHCNRENIKIRLGVHNIHVHNKDEQIRVPKEKLCCLNTNYCTQWSQDIMLIRLNSSVNISEHIAPLSLPSNPPRVDSVCRVMGWGTITSPEVTYPEVPHCVNINILHNEVCEAAYPMLSGNILCAGELEGDKDSCKGDSGGPLICDGQIQGIVSWGHFPCAQPFEPGVYTKVFDYLEWIQDIIAGNKNVICPNDIF; encoded by the exons ATGGCACTGATCGGAGTGCTAGCAAACCTTCTGATGATATGCCTTTCTTACG CAACAACCCCACTTGATCGGATCATTGGAGGTTAtgaatgcaacgaaaatgaacaTCGTTCCCTTGTACTCTTGTATAACTCCGCAGGGTCTTTCTGCTCTGGGACCTTGCTCAACCATGAGTGGGTGCTCACCGCTGCCCACTGCAACAG GGAAAATATCAAGATAAGGCTTGGTGTGCATAACATACATGTACACAATAAGGATGAGCAGATAAGAGTCCCGAAGGAGAAGTTGTGTTGTCTGAATACCAATTACTGTACCCAATGGAGCCAGGATATCATGTTGATCAGGCTGAACAGTTCTGTTAACATTAGTGAACACATCGCGCCTCTCAGCTTGCCCTCCAACCCTCCCCGGGTGGATTCAGTTTGCCGTGTTATGGGCTGGGGCACAATCACATCTCCTGAAG tgaCTTATCCCGAAGTCCCTCATTGTGTTAACATTAACATACTCCATAATGAGGTGTGTGAAGCAGCTTACCCAATGTTGTCAGGCAACATATTGTGTGCAGGTGAACTGGAAGGAGACAAAGATTCATGTAAG GGTGATTCTGGTGGGCCCCTCATCTGTGATGGACAAATCCAGGGCATTGTATCTTGGGGGCACTTTCCTTGTGCCCAACCTTTTGAGCCTGGCGTCTACACCAAGGTCTTCGATTATCTTGAATGGATCCAGGACATTATTGCAGGAAATAAAAACGTGATTTGCCCCAATGACATCTTTTGA